In Nocardioides faecalis, the following proteins share a genomic window:
- a CDS encoding histone-like nucleoid-structuring protein Lsr2 codes for MAQKVNIILVDDIDGSEATQTVSFGVDGANYEIDLNDDNAEKLREALATYVGHARKVGRSGGGAKRAKSGGDAGGPSAKDVREWARANGFEVPDRGRIPADVREAYDKAN; via the coding sequence ATGGCGCAGAAGGTCAACATCATCCTCGTCGACGACATCGACGGCAGCGAGGCGACGCAGACGGTCTCCTTCGGCGTCGACGGCGCCAATTACGAGATCGACCTGAACGACGACAACGCGGAGAAGCTGCGTGAGGCGCTCGCGACGTACGTCGGGCACGCCCGCAAGGTCGGCCGCAGCGGCGGCGGCGCGAAGCGCGCGAAGTCCGGCGGCGACGCCGGCGGCCCGTCCGCCAAGGACGTGCGCGAGTGGGCGCGCGCCAACGGCTTCGAGGTGCCCGACCGCGGCCGCATCCCCGCCGACGTGCGCGAGGCCTACGACAAGGCCAACTGA
- a CDS encoding Ppx/GppA family phosphatase — protein sequence MRLGVLDIGSNTGHLLVVDAHGGSAPMPAYSYKEPLRLAEHLDEAGDVSATGIDALTTFTGHALAVAEEKGCEELLGFATSAVRDAGNSEQVLDHVAERTGVRIAVLPGEDEARLTFLAVRRWFGWSAGRLAVFDIGGGSLEIAAGTDERPDVAWSLPLGAARLARSEFVARPDEEHLRAVRRRIRTEIARDAGHLLRVGTTHRAAATSKTFRSLARICGAASSDEGPLVARMLPLTELRGWIPKLVEMTPEEVAGLPGVSPSRSHQILPGALVAEACMDIFDLAELEICPWALREGVILERIDKLSVTEGA from the coding sequence ATGCGCTTGGGCGTGCTCGACATCGGCTCCAACACCGGCCACCTGCTGGTCGTCGACGCTCACGGCGGCTCCGCCCCGATGCCGGCCTACTCCTACAAGGAGCCGCTGCGGCTGGCCGAGCACCTGGACGAGGCGGGCGACGTCTCCGCCACCGGCATCGACGCGCTGACCACCTTCACCGGGCACGCCCTCGCGGTCGCCGAGGAGAAGGGCTGCGAGGAGCTGCTGGGTTTCGCCACCTCCGCGGTGCGCGACGCCGGGAACTCCGAGCAGGTGCTGGACCACGTCGCCGAGCGCACCGGCGTGCGGATCGCGGTGCTGCCCGGCGAGGACGAGGCCCGGCTCACGTTCCTGGCGGTACGACGCTGGTTCGGCTGGTCCGCGGGTCGGCTCGCCGTCTTCGACATCGGCGGCGGCTCGCTGGAGATCGCCGCCGGCACCGACGAGCGGCCCGACGTCGCCTGGTCGTTGCCGCTCGGCGCGGCCCGGCTGGCGCGCAGCGAGTTCGTCGCACGCCCCGACGAGGAGCACCTGCGCGCCGTACGTCGCCGGATCCGCACGGAGATCGCGCGCGACGCCGGCCACCTGCTGCGTGTCGGCACCACCCATCGCGCCGCGGCCACGTCCAAGACGTTCCGCTCCCTGGCTCGGATCTGCGGTGCCGCCTCCTCGGACGAGGGGCCGTTGGTGGCCCGGATGCTCCCGCTGACGGAGCTGCGCGGCTGGATCCCCAAGCTCGTCGAGATGACGCCCGAGGAGGTCGCCGGGCTGCCCGGGGTCTCGCCGAGCCGCAGCCACCAGATCCTGCCCGGTGCGCTCGTCGCCGAGGCGTGCATGGACATCTTCGACCTCGCCGAGCTCGAGATCTGCCCGTGGGCGCTGCGCGAGGGCGTGATCCTGGAGCGGATCGACAAGCTCAGCGTCACCGAAGGGGCGTGA
- a CDS encoding ATP-dependent Clp protease ATP-binding subunit yields MFERFTDRARRVVVLAQEEARMLSHNYIGTEHILLGLIHEGEGVAAKALESLDISLEAVRAQVEEIIGQGQQAPSGHIPFTPRAKKVLELSLREALQLGHSYIGTEHILLGLIREGEGVAAQVLQKLGADLNRVRQQVIQLLSGFQGKESGSTASASGSTSGSDAPSSSLVLDQFGRNLTQDAREGKLDPIIGRSAQIERVMQVLSRRTKNNPVLIGEPGVGKTSIVEGLAQDIVKGDVPETLKDKQIYTLDLGALVAGSRYRGDFEERLKKVLKEIRTRGDIVLFIDEIHTLVGAGAAEGAIDAASILKPMLARGELQTIGATTLDEYRKYLEKDAALERRFQPIQVPEPSIADTIEMLKGIRDRYEAHHRVTITDEALVSAATLADRYISDRFLPDKAIDLIDEAGSRLRIRRMTAPADLREYDDKIAEVRKRKEAAIDGQDFEAAARLRDEEKQLILAKSDREKQWRSGDMDEVAEVDEELIAEVLAVATGIPIVKLSEEESTRLLKMEDELHKRVIGQDEAVRALSRAIRRTRAGLKDPKRPGGSFIFAGPSGVGKTWLSKTLAEFLFGDEDALIQLDMSEFSEKHTVSRLFGSPPGYVGYEEGGQLTEKVRRKPFSVVLFDEVEKAHPDIFNSLLQILEEGRLTDSQGRVVDFKNTVIIMTTNLGTRDINKSVNLGFQQAGDAGSYDRMKSKVADELKQHFRPEFLNRVDEIIVFPPLSQQQIVAMVDNMIAGVELRLKDRDMQLELTSAAKKLLAERGFDPVLGARPLRRTIQREIEDVLAEKMLYGEVGPGQIVLVDVEGAGPAATFTFAGQKVGALPDMPPLETVGEGGDGEGERPAGD; encoded by the coding sequence ATGTTCGAGCGGTTCACTGACCGAGCCCGCAGGGTGGTCGTGCTGGCCCAGGAAGAGGCCCGCATGCTCTCCCACAACTACATCGGGACCGAGCACATCCTGCTCGGTCTCATCCACGAGGGCGAGGGAGTCGCCGCCAAGGCGCTGGAGTCGCTCGACATCTCGCTCGAGGCCGTGCGCGCTCAGGTCGAGGAGATCATCGGTCAGGGCCAGCAGGCCCCGTCCGGCCACATCCCCTTCACGCCGCGGGCCAAGAAGGTCCTCGAGCTGTCCCTGCGCGAGGCGCTGCAGCTGGGCCACTCCTACATCGGCACCGAGCACATCCTGCTCGGCCTGATCCGTGAGGGCGAGGGCGTCGCCGCCCAGGTGCTGCAGAAGCTCGGTGCCGACCTGAACCGGGTCCGCCAGCAGGTCATCCAGCTGCTCTCGGGCTTCCAGGGCAAGGAGAGCGGCTCGACCGCGTCGGCCTCGGGCAGCACGTCCGGCTCGGACGCGCCGTCGTCGTCGCTGGTCCTCGACCAGTTCGGCCGCAACCTCACCCAGGACGCCCGCGAGGGCAAGCTCGACCCGATCATCGGCCGAAGCGCCCAGATCGAGCGGGTCATGCAGGTGCTCTCGCGCCGCACCAAGAACAACCCGGTCCTGATCGGCGAGCCGGGCGTCGGCAAGACGTCCATCGTCGAGGGCCTGGCCCAGGACATCGTCAAGGGCGATGTGCCCGAGACGCTGAAGGACAAGCAGATCTACACCCTGGACCTGGGTGCCCTGGTCGCCGGCTCGCGCTACCGCGGTGACTTCGAGGAGCGCCTGAAGAAGGTCCTCAAGGAGATCCGCACCCGCGGCGACATCGTTCTGTTCATCGACGAGATCCACACCCTCGTCGGGGCCGGCGCGGCCGAGGGCGCGATCGACGCCGCCAGCATCCTCAAGCCGATGCTGGCCCGCGGCGAGCTGCAGACCATCGGTGCGACCACCCTCGACGAGTACCGCAAATACCTCGAGAAGGACGCCGCGCTGGAGCGCCGCTTCCAGCCGATCCAGGTGCCCGAGCCGTCGATCGCCGACACGATCGAGATGCTCAAGGGCATCCGGGACCGTTACGAGGCGCACCACCGGGTGACCATCACCGACGAGGCGCTGGTCTCCGCGGCCACCCTGGCCGACCGCTACATCTCCGACCGCTTCCTGCCCGACAAGGCGATCGACCTCATCGACGAGGCCGGCTCGCGGCTGCGCATCCGCCGGATGACGGCCCCGGCCGACCTGCGCGAGTACGACGACAAGATCGCCGAGGTCCGCAAGCGCAAGGAGGCCGCGATCGACGGCCAGGACTTCGAGGCCGCGGCGCGCCTGCGCGACGAGGAGAAGCAGCTCATCCTGGCCAAGTCGGACCGCGAGAAGCAGTGGCGCTCCGGTGACATGGACGAGGTCGCGGAGGTCGACGAGGAGCTGATCGCCGAGGTGCTGGCGGTCGCGACCGGCATCCCGATCGTGAAGCTCTCCGAGGAGGAGTCGACCCGACTGCTCAAGATGGAGGACGAGCTGCACAAGCGCGTCATCGGCCAGGACGAGGCCGTCAGGGCGCTGTCCCGGGCGATCCGTCGTACCCGCGCCGGCCTGAAGGACCCGAAGCGTCCCGGTGGCTCGTTCATCTTCGCCGGCCCCTCGGGCGTCGGTAAGACGTGGCTGTCCAAGACGCTGGCGGAGTTCCTGTTCGGCGACGAGGACGCGCTGATCCAGCTCGACATGAGCGAGTTCTCCGAGAAGCACACCGTCTCCCGCCTCTTCGGCTCGCCTCCGGGCTACGTCGGCTACGAGGAGGGCGGCCAGCTGACCGAGAAGGTGCGCCGCAAGCCGTTCTCGGTGGTGCTGTTCGACGAGGTCGAGAAGGCCCACCCGGACATCTTCAACTCGCTGCTGCAGATCCTGGAGGAAGGTCGCCTGACCGACTCCCAGGGCCGGGTCGTGGACTTCAAGAACACCGTGATCATCATGACCACGAACCTCGGTACCCGCGACATCAACAAGTCCGTGAACCTGGGCTTCCAGCAGGCCGGTGACGCCGGCTCGTACGACCGGATGAAGAGCAAGGTGGCCGACGAGCTCAAGCAGCACTTCCGCCCCGAGTTCCTCAACCGCGTCGACGAGATCATCGTCTTCCCGCCGCTGTCGCAACAGCAGATCGTGGCGATGGTGGACAACATGATCGCCGGCGTCGAGCTGCGGCTCAAGGACCGCGACATGCAGCTGGAGCTCACCTCGGCGGCGAAGAAGCTGCTCGCCGAGCGCGGGTTCGACCCGGTCCTCGGTGCCCGGCCGCTGCGCCGCACGATCCAGCGCGAGATCGAGGACGTGCTCGCCGAGAAGATGCTGTACGGCGAGGTCGGCCCCGGCCAGATCGTGCTCGTCGACGTCGAGGGTGCCGGCCCGGCCGCGACCTTCACGTTCGCCGGGCAGAAGGTCGGCGCGCTGCCGGACATGCCGCCGCTGGAGACCGTCGGCGAGGGCGGCGACGGCGAGGGTGAGCGCCCCGCCGGCGACTGA
- a CDS encoding sugar phosphate isomerase/epimerase family protein, translating to MRAVSRPATGPDDGARPRIGLSTSSVYPESTAHAFGYAAALGYEAVEVMVGIDSLSQQSGAVRQLADYHGLPVSAVHAPCLLFTQAVWGVEPWGKLERSAAMAQEVGAAVVVVHPPFRWQREYARDFVNGIAALEESTGIAFAVENMYPWRASRRRLAMYLPGWDPSGESYANTTIDLSHAAIAHDDPVAMAQRLGPRLRHVHLTDGTGSGRDEHLVPGRGTTGAREFLEHLAATGFGGEVVLEINTRRCSTREEREADLAESLAFAREHLARSVHDPAGAARSDPSA from the coding sequence GTGAGGGCCGTGTCCCGGCCCGCGACCGGCCCCGACGACGGAGCCCGCCCCCGGATCGGGCTGTCCACCAGCTCGGTCTACCCCGAGTCCACGGCGCACGCCTTCGGCTACGCCGCCGCGCTCGGCTACGAGGCGGTCGAGGTGATGGTCGGCATCGACTCGCTGTCCCAGCAGTCAGGTGCGGTGCGTCAGCTCGCGGACTACCACGGGCTGCCGGTCAGTGCGGTGCACGCGCCCTGCCTGCTGTTCACCCAGGCGGTGTGGGGCGTCGAGCCCTGGGGCAAGCTCGAGCGGTCCGCGGCCATGGCGCAGGAGGTCGGGGCCGCGGTGGTCGTCGTGCACCCGCCGTTCCGCTGGCAGCGCGAGTACGCCCGAGACTTCGTCAACGGCATCGCCGCGCTGGAGGAGTCGACCGGCATCGCCTTCGCGGTGGAGAACATGTATCCCTGGCGCGCCTCGCGGCGCCGGTTGGCGATGTACCTGCCCGGCTGGGACCCCTCGGGGGAGTCCTACGCCAACACCACCATCGACCTCTCCCACGCCGCGATCGCGCACGACGACCCGGTCGCCATGGCGCAGCGGCTGGGTCCCCGGCTGCGCCACGTGCACCTCACCGACGGCACCGGCTCCGGCCGGGACGAGCACCTCGTGCCCGGGCGCGGCACCACCGGCGCGAGGGAGTTCCTGGAGCACCTGGCCGCGACCGGGTTCGGCGGCGAGGTGGTGCTGGAGATCAACACCCGCCGCTGCTCCACCCGCGAGGAGCGCGAGGCGGACCTGGCCGAGTCCCTGGCGTTCGCCCGCGAGCACCTCGCCCGCTCGGTGCACGACCCCGCGGGCGCGGCACGGTCGGACCCGTCCGCCTGA
- a CDS encoding class I SAM-dependent methyltransferase — translation MSARPLPGAVESPNIWRHTATYEIENNAADPDGRLWAAMERRADWTGRTVLDLGCGTGFHLPRFAATAARVIGVEPHPGLVGLARRRLRARGVSGAEVLAGTAQDVPLPDASVDVVHARWAYFFGRGCEPGLAEIDRVLRPGGTALIIDNDPSRSTFGAWFRRGFAHLDPPAQTERFWSSRGWTLDRVDMGWRFERRADLEAVVRIELPPAVAEEALSHHTGLEVDYAVCLWSRTRPDGVRRSASQADLSDLGGFSTNPLGARSPAGGSGLILG, via the coding sequence GTGAGCGCCCGGCCGCTGCCGGGTGCGGTGGAGAGCCCCAACATCTGGCGGCACACCGCGACGTACGAGATCGAGAACAACGCCGCCGACCCCGACGGCCGCCTGTGGGCGGCGATGGAGCGGCGGGCGGACTGGACGGGGCGCACCGTCCTCGACCTCGGCTGCGGCACCGGCTTCCACCTGCCCCGCTTCGCCGCTACCGCGGCCCGGGTGATCGGCGTCGAGCCGCACCCCGGCCTGGTCGGGCTGGCCCGACGCCGGCTGCGCGCCCGCGGGGTGTCCGGCGCCGAGGTGCTGGCCGGCACCGCCCAGGACGTGCCGCTGCCCGATGCCAGCGTGGACGTCGTCCACGCCCGCTGGGCCTACTTCTTCGGCCGCGGCTGCGAGCCCGGCCTCGCCGAGATCGACCGGGTGCTGCGCCCCGGCGGCACGGCCCTGATCATCGACAACGACCCCTCCCGGTCCACCTTCGGCGCCTGGTTCCGGCGCGGCTTCGCCCACCTCGACCCGCCCGCACAGACCGAGCGCTTCTGGTCCTCCCGCGGCTGGACGCTGGACCGCGTCGACATGGGCTGGCGCTTCGAGCGCCGCGCCGACCTCGAGGCAGTCGTCCGGATCGAGCTGCCTCCCGCGGTCGCCGAGGAGGCGCTGTCCCACCACACCGGGCTGGAGGTCGACTACGCGGTCTGCCTGTGGAGCCGCACCCGGCCAGACGGCGTACGGCGTTCCGCCTCCCAAGCGGATTTGTCGGATCTCGGCGGATTCTCGACAAATCCGCTTGGGGCGCGGAGCCCCGCCGGCGGCTCCGGGCTCATCCTGGGCTGA
- the disA gene encoding DNA integrity scanning diadenylate cyclase DisA, which produces MITSADPRLREVLARIAPGTPLRDGLERILRGRTGALIVLGQDKLVETLCTGGFELDVPFTATGLRELAKMDGAIIVDNGVTRIIRAAVHLMPDHSIPSEETGTRHRTAERVAKQTGFPVISVSQSMQIIAAYVGHTRHVLEDSGQILSRANQALATLERYKLRLDEVSSTLSALEIEDLVTVRDVAVVAQRLEMVTRIAREIEDYVLELGTDGRLLALQLEELITGVDTERELVIRDYVPSRRRSREPDELLAKLEGLSATDLVDPSAVAKVLGIGAGEHLDGAVAPRGYRLLTKVPRLPSNVVEGLVDHFGTLQKLLSAGIDDLQAVEGVGELRARSVREGLSRLAESTILERYV; this is translated from the coding sequence ATGATCACGTCTGCCGACCCGCGGCTGCGCGAGGTGCTCGCCCGGATCGCTCCCGGCACCCCGCTGCGCGACGGCCTGGAGCGGATCCTGCGCGGACGCACCGGCGCCCTGATCGTGCTCGGGCAGGACAAGCTGGTCGAGACCCTGTGCACCGGCGGGTTCGAGCTGGACGTGCCCTTCACCGCCACCGGCCTGCGCGAGCTGGCGAAGATGGACGGCGCGATCATCGTGGACAACGGCGTCACCCGGATCATCCGGGCCGCGGTGCACCTGATGCCCGACCACTCGATCCCCTCCGAGGAGACCGGCACCCGGCACCGCACCGCCGAGCGGGTCGCCAAGCAGACCGGATTCCCGGTGATCTCGGTGTCGCAGTCGATGCAGATCATCGCCGCCTACGTCGGCCACACCCGCCACGTGCTCGAGGACTCCGGGCAGATCCTGTCCCGCGCCAACCAGGCCCTGGCCACCCTGGAGCGCTACAAGCTGCGCCTCGACGAGGTCTCCAGCACCCTCTCGGCGCTGGAGATCGAGGACCTGGTCACCGTCCGCGACGTGGCCGTGGTCGCGCAGCGACTGGAGATGGTCACCCGCATCGCCCGCGAGATCGAGGACTACGTGCTCGAGCTCGGCACCGACGGCCGGCTGCTCGCGCTCCAGCTCGAGGAGCTCATCACCGGCGTGGACACCGAGCGCGAGCTGGTGATCCGCGACTACGTGCCCTCGCGCCGCCGCAGCCGGGAGCCCGACGAGCTGCTCGCGAAGCTCGAAGGGCTCTCCGCCACCGACCTGGTGGACCCCTCGGCCGTGGCCAAGGTCCTCGGAATCGGCGCGGGTGAGCACCTCGACGGCGCCGTCGCGCCCCGCGGCTACCGGTTGCTCACCAAGGTCCCGCGCCTGCCCAGCAACGTCGTGGAGGGCCTGGTGGACCACTTCGGCACCCTGCAGAAGCTGCTGTCGGCCGGCATCGACGACCTGCAGGCCGTCGAGGGCGTCGGCGAGCTGCGCGCCCGCAGCGTGCGCGAGGGCCTGAGCCGGCTCGCCGAGTCCACCATCCTCGAGCGCTACGTCTGA
- a CDS encoding VOC family protein — translation MRLDHLSYAAGPDGLEGTAARLGAALGQEFTDGGVHPRFGTRNMILPLADGTYLEIVEVLDHPASDKAPFGQAVRARSALGGGWLGWAVAVPDISVVEERLGRKAAPGSRHRPDGTALRWKQIGINGLIADPQLPFFLEWETSADLHPSSGADGSVSLAGIEIAGDPQRVSEWLGESVEAPLEDVKVDWVAPHGTPGILAAQVLTPNGTVRI, via the coding sequence ATGCGCCTCGACCACCTCTCCTACGCAGCCGGTCCCGACGGACTCGAGGGCACCGCAGCGCGCCTCGGCGCCGCCCTGGGCCAGGAGTTCACCGACGGCGGAGTGCACCCGCGCTTCGGCACCCGCAACATGATCCTGCCGCTCGCCGACGGGACCTACCTCGAGATCGTCGAGGTCCTCGACCACCCCGCCTCCGACAAGGCGCCGTTCGGGCAGGCCGTCCGGGCCCGCTCCGCCCTCGGCGGCGGCTGGCTCGGCTGGGCCGTGGCCGTGCCCGACATCTCCGTGGTCGAGGAGCGGCTGGGCCGCAAGGCCGCCCCCGGTTCGCGGCACCGCCCCGACGGCACCGCGCTGCGCTGGAAGCAGATCGGCATCAACGGCCTGATCGCCGACCCGCAGCTGCCGTTCTTCCTCGAGTGGGAGACCTCGGCGGACCTGCACCCCTCCTCCGGCGCCGACGGCTCGGTCTCCCTGGCCGGCATCGAGATCGCCGGCGACCCGCAGCGGGTCAGCGAGTGGCTCGGCGAGAGCGTCGAAGCGCCTCTGGAGGACGTGAAGGTCGACTGGGTGGCCCCGCACGGCACCCCGGGCATCCTCGCCGCACAGGTCCTCACGCCGAACGGCACCGTCCGGATCTGA
- a CDS encoding A/G-specific adenine glycosylase — protein sequence MTTSTRAPLPTPEQDVQRDLVAPILDWYDEHARDLPWRRPEATPWSVLVSELMLQQTPVSRVLAVHEAWLQRWPTPAALAAEPSGEAVRAWGRLGYPRRALRLHAAAVAITTEHGGEVPADHAALLALPGVGEYTAAAVAAFAFGQRQVVLDTNVRRVLARTVTGTELPPRSLTRAERDLGAALLPADPPTAATWSVAVMELGALVCVAERPRCEQCPVRDACAWQLAGAPSYDGPPRRVQTYAGTDRQCRGRLLAVLRETEGSVDKARLDVVWDDDVQRERALASLLADGLAVLTDEGRYALP from the coding sequence ATGACGACGAGCACCCGAGCGCCCCTGCCCACGCCCGAGCAGGACGTCCAGCGGGACCTGGTGGCCCCGATCCTCGACTGGTACGACGAGCACGCCCGCGACCTGCCCTGGCGCCGGCCCGAGGCCACGCCGTGGTCGGTGCTGGTCAGCGAGCTGATGCTGCAGCAGACCCCGGTCTCGCGGGTGCTGGCGGTGCACGAGGCGTGGCTGCAGCGCTGGCCCACCCCGGCGGCGCTGGCCGCCGAGCCCTCCGGGGAGGCGGTGCGCGCGTGGGGCCGGCTCGGCTACCCGCGCCGCGCGCTGCGGCTGCACGCGGCGGCCGTGGCGATCACCACCGAGCACGGCGGTGAGGTGCCGGCCGACCACGCCGCGCTGCTCGCCCTGCCCGGGGTCGGCGAGTACACCGCCGCCGCCGTCGCGGCCTTCGCGTTCGGCCAGCGCCAGGTCGTGCTGGACACCAACGTGCGCCGGGTGCTGGCCCGCACCGTCACTGGCACCGAGCTGCCCCCGCGCAGCCTGACCCGCGCCGAGCGGGACCTCGGCGCCGCCCTGCTGCCGGCGGACCCGCCGACGGCCGCGACCTGGTCGGTGGCCGTGATGGAGCTCGGCGCCCTGGTCTGCGTCGCGGAACGACCCCGCTGCGAGCAGTGCCCCGTGCGCGACGCCTGCGCCTGGCAGCTGGCCGGCGCGCCGTCGTACGACGGCCCGCCGCGGCGGGTGCAGACCTACGCCGGCACCGACCGGCAGTGCCGGGGCCGGTTGCTGGCCGTGCTGCGCGAGACCGAGGGCTCGGTCGACAAGGCCCGCCTCGACGTCGTGTGGGACGACGACGTGCAGCGCGAGCGGGCGCTGGCCTCGCTGCTGGCCGACGGCCTGGCGGTGCTCACCGACGAGGGCCGCTACGCCCTGCCCTGA
- a CDS encoding LacI family DNA-binding transcriptional regulator produces METPRTPATLADVAERAGVSRQTVSNAINNPDLLRPDTLSRVRAVIAELGYTPNQAARQLRTRSSRLIGLRLGPAQEFTANMAMDRFVRSLVEAAGQVGHQVLLFSGGPVAEGERPDPLAGYDDLVRSTAVDAFVVTDTYLGNPQTIGLTRRGAPFVAFGRPWDDPHAAHPWVDVDGAAGVRAATEHVHRRGHRRIAWIGWPPGSPIGDDRRAGWHRAMSEHGLSTAGLEAAVEDTVDAGRSAAAALLDDTGGGSGGGSGGGSGEGAPTAFVCASDTLAVGVLAELDARGLAVGGSAADGMGVVGFDDSQVAQVLGLTSVRQPLEQVAVALVEALTALLGSTTVEPSGVLLTPTLAVRRT; encoded by the coding sequence GTGGAGACTCCTCGGACGCCGGCCACCCTCGCCGACGTCGCCGAGCGCGCGGGGGTGTCGCGGCAGACCGTGTCGAACGCGATCAACAACCCCGACCTGCTCCGGCCGGACACGCTGAGCCGGGTGCGGGCGGTGATCGCCGAGCTCGGCTACACCCCCAACCAGGCCGCCCGCCAGCTGCGCACCCGCTCCTCGCGGCTGATCGGGCTGCGACTGGGCCCGGCGCAGGAGTTCACCGCGAACATGGCTATGGACCGCTTCGTGCGCAGCCTCGTCGAGGCCGCCGGCCAGGTCGGCCACCAGGTGCTGCTCTTCTCCGGCGGCCCGGTCGCCGAGGGCGAGCGGCCCGACCCGCTCGCCGGGTACGACGACCTCGTCCGCTCCACCGCGGTGGACGCGTTCGTGGTCACCGACACCTACCTCGGCAACCCGCAGACGATCGGGCTGACCCGCCGCGGCGCACCCTTCGTCGCCTTCGGCCGCCCCTGGGACGACCCGCACGCCGCCCACCCCTGGGTCGATGTCGACGGCGCGGCCGGGGTGCGGGCCGCCACCGAGCACGTGCACCGGCGCGGACACCGGCGGATCGCGTGGATCGGGTGGCCGCCCGGCTCGCCGATCGGGGATGACCGCCGCGCCGGCTGGCACCGCGCGATGTCCGAGCACGGGTTGTCCACCGCCGGGCTGGAGGCGGCCGTCGAGGACACCGTGGACGCCGGCCGCAGTGCAGCGGCGGCCCTGCTCGACGACACCGGTGGCGGGAGCGGTGGCGGGAGCGGTGGCGGGAGCGGGGAGGGCGCCCCCACCGCCTTCGTCTGCGCCTCGGACACGCTGGCGGTCGGGGTGCTGGCCGAGCTCGACGCCCGCGGGCTGGCCGTCGGCGGGAGCGCCGCCGACGGGATGGGGGTCGTCGGGTTCGACGACTCCCAGGTCGCACAGGTGCTGGGGCTGACCTCGGTGCGCCAGCCGCTGGAGCAGGTCGCCGTCGCGCTCGTCGAGGCGCTCACGGCGCTGCTGGGCTCCACGACCGTCGAGCCGAGCGGGGTGCTGCTGACGCCGACGCTCGCGGTGCGTCGTACCTGA
- the radA gene encoding DNA repair protein RadA — MAGSKTRSTYRCAECGWETAKWVGRCGECQAWGSVAEATSAAAGPTSRTSAAPVTSPAVPIGQVSADAAVHHRSGVPELDRVLGGGLVPGAAVLLAGEPGVGKSTLLLEVAARTAQRRQRTLYVTGEESAAQVRLRADRTSAVHDELYLAAETDLGAVLSHIEQVRPTMVVLDSVQTISASGVDGVPGGVTQVKEVAQALVRVAKSRDITVVLVGHVTKDGGIAGPRVLEHLVDVVLHFEGDRDSRFRMLRAVKNRFGPVDEVGCFDLGPTGITAVEDPTGIFTERHHGRVPGTCVAVTMEGRRPLLAEVQSLVTLSPNERPRRTTSGIDGNRLAMILAVLQQHCGVRLHAHDVFASTVGGARLTDPGSDLAVAVALASATFVSAPPAGVVAMGEIGLSGELRRVRDLPQRLAEAARLGFAMAVVPADPGTAQGVRRTHTDRMVEGMRVVESPDVATALRLLHLDRRTKHALEVVDGVDRP, encoded by the coding sequence ATGGCCGGTTCGAAAACACGTTCGACTTACCGCTGCGCTGAGTGCGGCTGGGAGACGGCGAAATGGGTGGGGCGCTGCGGTGAGTGCCAGGCATGGGGCTCGGTGGCGGAGGCCACGAGCGCCGCGGCCGGGCCCACCTCCCGCACCTCCGCCGCCCCGGTGACCTCGCCCGCCGTCCCGATCGGGCAGGTCAGCGCGGACGCCGCCGTGCACCACCGCTCCGGGGTGCCCGAGCTCGACCGGGTGCTCGGCGGCGGGCTGGTGCCCGGCGCCGCCGTGCTGCTGGCCGGTGAGCCCGGCGTCGGCAAGTCCACCCTGCTGCTGGAGGTCGCCGCCCGCACGGCGCAGCGCCGCCAGCGCACCCTCTACGTCACCGGCGAGGAGTCCGCCGCCCAGGTCCGGCTGCGCGCCGACCGCACCTCGGCGGTGCACGACGAGCTCTACCTCGCCGCCGAGACGGACCTCGGTGCGGTGCTGTCCCACATCGAGCAGGTGCGGCCCACGATGGTCGTCCTGGACTCCGTGCAGACCATCAGCGCCTCCGGCGTGGACGGGGTCCCGGGCGGGGTCACCCAGGTCAAGGAGGTCGCCCAGGCGCTGGTCCGGGTGGCCAAGAGCCGTGACATCACCGTCGTGCTGGTCGGCCACGTCACCAAGGACGGCGGCATCGCCGGCCCTCGCGTCCTGGAGCACCTCGTCGACGTGGTGCTGCACTTCGAGGGCGACCGCGACTCCCGGTTCCGGATGCTGCGTGCGGTGAAGAACCGGTTCGGCCCGGTCGACGAGGTCGGCTGCTTCGACCTGGGTCCCACCGGGATCACCGCGGTGGAGGACCCCACCGGGATCTTCACCGAGCGCCACCACGGCCGGGTGCCGGGCACGTGCGTGGCGGTGACCATGGAGGGCCGCCGGCCGCTGCTGGCCGAGGTGCAGTCCCTGGTCACCCTCTCCCCCAACGAGCGCCCCCGCCGTACGACGTCCGGGATCGACGGCAACCGGCTGGCGATGATCCTCGCCGTGCTGCAGCAGCACTGCGGGGTGCGACTGCACGCCCACGACGTGTTCGCCTCCACCGTCGGCGGCGCCCGGCTCACCGACCCGGGCAGCGACCTGGCGGTGGCGGTCGCGCTCGCCTCGGCCACCTTCGTCAGCGCGCCGCCGGCCGGCGTGGTGGCGATGGGCGAGATCGGGCTGTCCGGCGAGCTGCGCCGGGTGCGCGACCTGCCGCAGCGTCTCGCCGAGGCGGCGCGGCTGGGCTTTGCGATGGCCGTGGTGCCCGCCGACCCGGGCACCGCCCAGGGGGTGCGCCGGACCCACACCGACCGGATGGTCGAGGGCATGCGGGTGGTGGAGTCCCCCGACGTCGCCACCGCGCTGCGCCTGCTGCACCTGGACCGGCGCACCAAGCACGCGCTCGAGGTGGTCGACGGCGTGGACCGGCCCTGA